Proteins co-encoded in one Arachis hypogaea cultivar Tifrunner chromosome 11, arahy.Tifrunner.gnm2.J5K5, whole genome shotgun sequence genomic window:
- the LOC112722050 gene encoding uncharacterized protein, translating into MCHKEPSTVVHFETMPAYQGDDLVTDIRVLHRVFWSYYPCIRAFRHCKPVVQVDGTHLYGKYKGRLLVAVSQDGNNNIVPIAFAIVEGETSDAWHFFLSNLRQHVVTRNGVGLISDRHESINTAVARSNGAWSSPRVFHMFCIRHIESNFLRKFKAPYLQKLVVNIGYSRTVREYELHYQRLRERGEAYTAWLNRIPWEQYALAFDGGYRWGHMNTNLVECINSVLKGVHNLPITALVKATFYRLNELFSRKRVEADARITAVCRPCFSEIVTSKLHANQLASGNIQVNCFDRQNKVFEVREMPSGVEYVVDLRRQ; encoded by the exons atgtgtcataaggagccatCAACAGTTGTtcattttgagactatgcctgccTATCAAGGCGATGACTTAGTTACGGATATCCGGGTGTTACATCGAGTCttttggagttattacccctgTATTAGAGCATTTAGACATTGTAAACCGGTTGTCCAAGTAGATGGGACTCACTTGTATGGAAAATACAAGGGTCGTCTGTTGGTTGCAGTTTCACAAGATGGAAACAACAATATCGTCCCAATTGCATTTGCTattgtggagggagagacttctgatgcgTGGCATTTTTTTCTGAGTAACCTGCGACAGCATGTAGTGACTCGGAATGGTGTGGGACTAATCTCTGACCGACACGAATCCATCAATACAGCTGTGGCCCGCAGTAACGGAGCTTGGTCATCTCCCAGAGTTTTTCACATGTTTTGCATCAGACATATAGAGTCGAATTTTTTGAGGAAGTTCAAGGCACCGTACCTACAAAAACTTGTCGTCAATATAG GATATTCGAGGACGGTCCGCGAGTACGAGTTGCATTACCAACGTTTACGAGAGCGGGGCGAGGCTTATACAGCCTGGCTAAACCGAATACCCTGGGAACAGTATGCATTGGCATTCGACGGTGGTTACCGATGGGGTCACATGAATACGAACCTCGTGGAATGCATCAACTCAGTATTGAAGGGTGTGCACAATCTCCCCATCACCGCACTTGTGAAAGCAACTTTCTACAGACTCAACGAGTTGTTCTCTCGAAAAAGAGTCGAGGCGGATGCTCGGATTACTGCCGTCTGCCGGCCATGTTTTTCTGAGATTGTGACCTCCAAGTTGCATGCAAATCAACTTGCATCAGGAAACATCCAGGTGAATTGCTTCGACAGGCAGAATAAGGTCTTTGAAGTGCGTGAAATGCCAAGTGGAGTGGAGTATGTCGTCGACCTCCGTCGACAATGA